The genome window AATCTCAACAAGAAGCAAAAGAAAAATCAGTTGAAGCCTGAACATTCTTCAGAATTTAAGAACGATATTTCCATAAGAGTTCTCTATTAAACAAACCACTCCGGAGAGGCTCTTGTCCATCTCCGGAGTGGCGTTTTCCTCCGCAATCTCTTTACTTTTCGCCCAGCGAGCGCAGGGTTGCCAGCCCATCGTTGCGCGGTTTGACGCGCGGACTGCCGTAGTACGCCACCGAGCCCGCGCCGGAAATGCGCGTCTCCAGTTCGTCGGTCACCCAAAGGGTCACATTGCCCAGCCCGTCCACACGCACATCGGCGCGCTCGGTGCGCAGGTCACCAGCATCCAGCGTACCCGACCCGCTGATCTCCACATCCAGCGCGGGAGCAATGCCTGCCGCCGTCACCTTGCCCAGCCCGTCAATAGTCACTTCCAGGCGATCCACCGTCAGCCCTTTGAGCGAGAACTCGCTGGCGCCTTCAATGCGCAGAGATAAATCCTTGCCTTCCCAGCCGTCCAGCATGATCTTCGATGCTCCACTGGCTTCAATTTCATTCAACGATTTGACGGTCAGGCGGTAACGGATACTGCGGGTGGGAGAAATGCCCACCCCGGGCTGAATGCCCAGCACCAGTTTTCCCGCTACCAAACGGCTGGTCAGGTAGGGCAGAAGGTTTTCGTCGGCTTCGATGACCAGTTCCTCTTTAGCGCCCTGAACCAGGGTCACCTCGCTGGCGCCTTCCACCAGCAGGCTGGAGACACCGCGCACCTCGCGGGTTTCGCTTGCCATCTGACCGTTGCCGGTGATGACTTCCGTGACGCTTCCCTGCGCAGAAATAGACGGGATGAACAACAAACCCGAGCGCACCGGCAGACGCGCCGCCGCGCCCGTCCACACCGCCCAGACAATCACCGCGGCGGTAATAAGCCCCAGCGCCAGATTCGCCAGCGGGTAGCGATGCCCCACCAGCACCAGCAAGCCAAACACCACCAGGAATGCAGGCCAGAGGCGGAAGATGGCGGTCAGGTTTTGCGATGGGAGTGCGCTGACCGAAACCAACAGCCACAGCACCCCAAAGGTGATAAACATGAGGGGCCAGAAGAAGTCCCACTCGCCGCCGGCTTCACCGCGGCGCAGGATGAAACGCGACAGCCGAATTGCCAGCAACAGCACACCCAGTCCGGCGAGAATCAGCGCCCAGA of Anaerolinea thermophila UNI-1 contains these proteins:
- a CDS encoding head GIN domain-containing protein — protein: MNDSRARIVLSVLLILMGLAFLAFEVAGWAGITLTWPLGIIAVGGLLFLAMLFGGRGLGVLAIPASIVTMLGAIFWVQERFDLYQTWAYAWALIIVSVGFGLLIYGLWSNLPEMRRSGWKTMQVGIILFLIFGAIFELLFSLVGVGARLGGGLFWALILAGLGVLLLAIRLSRFILRRGEAGGEWDFFWPLMFITFGVLWLLVSVSALPSQNLTAIFRLWPAFLVVFGLLVLVGHRYPLANLALGLITAAVIVWAVWTGAAARLPVRSGLLFIPSISAQGSVTEVITGNGQMASETREVRGVSSLLVEGASEVTLVQGAKEELVIEADENLLPYLTSRLVAGKLVLGIQPGVGISPTRSIRYRLTVKSLNEIEASGASKIMLDGWEGKDLSLRIEGASEFSLKGLTVDRLEVTIDGLGKVTAAGIAPALDVEISGSGTLDAGDLRTERADVRVDGLGNVTLWVTDELETRISGAGSVAYYGSPRVKPRNDGLATLRSLGEK